The Pseudomonas moraviensis genome contains the following window.
ATTCTGGCGGCGCGCAATGCTGCGCATATTCGAGAGCCGAGGGATTATCTGGCGACCATCGCACGCGGTCTGGTCATCGACCGCTATAGAAGGTGCGCCATTGAAGCCGCGTATTTGCAGACACTGGCCACACGGCCCGAAGCGGCGGTTATCAGCGAAGAGGACAAGGCGCTGATCATCGAAACCCTGCTCGCTGTGGATAAAGCCCTGGCCGGGCTGGGCACGCGCACACGGCAGATATTCATCCTCTCGCAGGTCGACGGCCTGACTTATCAACAGATCGCTCTGCAGATGAAGGTATCGCTGACCACAATCAAGAAACACATGATCCGCGCCCTCACGGAATGCGCCCTGATCATGGCGCAGCACTGATGGCCGTCGCTGCCAACCGCCAGGTATTCGAAACCGCTGCCAGCTGGTATGTGCAGTTTCAATCCCAGCCTCCGAGCCTTGCCGAACAAAAAGCCTGGCAGCTGTGGATAGATAGCGATCCGGCGCATCTGGCGGCGTGGAACCAGATGGAACAATTGCAGCGCCACTTGGGAACGCTGCCGCAGGATCTGAAGCGACGTGCGCTCAATAGCGGCCAACACAGGCGACAGGTACTCAAGCTGTTGCTGCTCGTAGCGGGTACAGGCTTCGTGGGCTGGAATGTTGAACGACACACGTCCCTCGGAAACGTCTGGGCCGACTATAAAACCGGGGTGGGCCAGCGTCGCACCATCAGCCTGGCCGATGGCAGCCAGATCCAGCTCAACACCGACTCTGCGATCGATGTTTCTTTCGACGCAGCGCAACGCCTGATTCGACTGCGCGGCGGTGAAATTCTCGTTCAAACCGGCAAGCTCGGGGATCAGCGACCCTTCTATGTGCAGACCCGTGACGGGCGGATCCAAGCGTTGGGCACCCGCTTCTCGGTGCATCAAATGCCCAACTCAACACGGGTCGGGGTGCTGGAAGATCGAGTCAGCGTTCAACCTGCGCAGTCCTCCATTGCTCCGCTCATGCTGAAAGCAGGCGAAGGTGCGGATTTCGATAGTCGGCATGTCGGCCTTGTTCATCCCTTCCAGTCAGCAGAAGTGGCCTGGATCAACGGCCAGTTGATCGTCCTCGATGCCCGCTTGGGCGATGTCCTCGAAGAGTTGGGACGCTATCGCAGCGGTGTATTGCATTGCGATCGTCGGGCAAGGGATCTGCGCGTCTCCGGGACCTTCCGGCTCGATTCGACCGACGCGGTGCTGGCCAACCTTCAGGCTTCGTTGCCAATCAACGTGCGCTATTTCAGCCGTTACTGGGTCTCGATCAGCTACAGCGCTTGATTGAAACAAGGCCAGGGAAAAATAATTGCCGACAGGGTTATCTTTTTTTGCCCTGACCCGGCCCTACAGGTAATCGCGATAAACGCGGCTCTTCGCCACCTTCAGGGCTAATCCACACATGCGTCTTCCCACGTTCCGTCAGCGTTTTTCTCCCCACTGCATTGCCTACAGCTTATTGATGGCCAGCGCTGTGTCCTGTCTGGTCACCGGCCACAGCGCCTTCGCGGCGACCGCATCCCAGCGCTATGCCATCGCTGCCGGCCCGTTGGACAATGCGTTGAGCCAGTTCGCCTCTACCGCGAATGTGATTCTGTCGTTCTCGCCGCAACAGACCAGCCGCCTGCGCAGCGCCGGGTTAAGCGGTGACTTCAGCGTCGAACAAGGCTTCGCCCAGTTGCTGCAAGGTTCTGGTTTACAGGCGGTGCCGCAAGCACCCGGCAGCTACATCCTGCAGCCCTTGCCTGAGGGAGATACCCTGGAACTGGCGCCGACCAACATCAATGCACAGTTGGCCAATCCAATGGATCTGGATTACGCCGCCGACGTTGGCTACAAAGCGCAAAACAGCCGGATCGGTACGAAAACCAGCACACCGCTGTCGGAAACGCCGCGTTCGGTGTCAGTAGTGACCGGGCAGCGCATCAAGGATCAGAAATCCCAGACACTCACCGACGTACTCGGCTACGTGCCGGGAATCTTCGCCCCGCCGTTCGCTGCCGGCGACAGTCTGGCCGGCGATCTGTTTTACATCCGCGGTTTCAACGCCACCGATTACGGCTATGGCCTGCTCCGGGATGGACTGCGCGTGCAGGGCAATCGCTATGACACCAGCACCGAGCCGTACGGACTTGAACGCGTCGAAGTATTCCGTGGTCCTTCTTCGCTGTTGTATGGCGAAAACGCGCCGGGCGGTCTGGTCAATCTGGTCAGCAAGCGCCCGACGGCCGCGCCACGGGGCGAAGTGCAATTGGGCTACGGCTCGAACAACCGCCGGCAGATCGGCGTCGATGTCTCCGGCCCGCTCAATGACAGCGGTAATGTGCTCGGGCGCGTGGTGATGCTCGGACGCAAATCCGATACCCAGACCGATCACGTTCCTGACGACCGCATTTATATCGCCCCTTCGCTGACCCTCAATTTCGACGATTTCAATACGCTGACCCTGCTGGCCAACTACCAGAAAGACCATACCAATATGGAGCTCGGTCTGCCGGCCGCCGGCACGTTGCTGAGCAACCCCAACGGCAAGCTGTCCAAGGACACCATGCTCGGTGACCCGGACTGGAATACTTTCGAGCGGGAAACCTGGAGCACCGGTTACGAGTTCAGCCACTCGTTCAACGATGACTGGCAGTTCCGCCAGAACTCGCGCTACATGCAGTCGCGCATTACCCGTCACGAAACCTGGCCGGGCAATCTGAACAACGCAGGCTTCGGCACGCGGTTGAACATGACTGCGTATGATCGCTTCAACAAATCCATGGTGTATTCGCTGGATAACCAGCTGGAAGGCAAGTTCGAGGCGGGCGAGCTGGAAAACACCGTGCTGTTTGGCGCCAGCTACGATCGCACCTCGTTCAATCAGGACTGGAATGCCGGGGTTGTCGGACCGATCAATGTGTATGACCCGGTTTACCTGCGCGATCCGACCACGCCGATTGCCGTGCAAAACACCTTGCTCGAGCAGCAGATGAAGGGCGTGTATGCACAGATCCAGAGCAAGTACGACCACTGGCTGTTCCTGCTGGGAGGGCGTCAGGACTGGGTCGACAGCGACTTCCGCGACAAGGTGGCCCGAGGCAGCAACATCAGCTCCGAAGACAAGAAGTTCACGTACCAGGGCGGTGTGATGTATCAGTTCGACAACGGCATGACGCCGTATGTCAGCTATTCCACAGCATTCGTGCCGGTGCAGCAGATTTCCAATGCCGGCGCCCCACTTGATCCGATTACCAGCAGCCAGTACGAAGTGGGCCTCAAATACGAACCGATCGGCTGGGATACAGCCTTCACCGCTTCGGTGTATGACCTGCGCAAGAAGGACGACACCTATTTCGACGCAACGACGTCGACCTATCGCCAGGTGGGTGAAAGCCGTGCCAAGGGTGTGGAGCTGGAACTCAACAGCAATCTGACGCAGAACCTCAATGTCACGGCGGCTTATACCTACACCGATGCAAAAATCACCAAGGATGCGGCGACGTCGCTGGTCAAGGGCCATCAAATGACCGGAGTGCCGCGTAATCAGGCCTCGGTCTGGGCGAAATACCGCTTCCTCGACAGTGATCTGAAAGGCTTGTATGTCGCGGGTGGTGTGCGTTATTTCGATAGCGCATTCGCTTATACATCGCCTTCGCTGTACGGAAAGCTGGATGCCGGCGACGTCACGTTGGTAGACGCGGCGGTTGGTTATCAGATCGATACACACTGGAGTGTCGATCTGAATGCGAAAAACCTGTTCGACAAGGAATATGTGTCGGGCTGCAACGACGCAGGCCGCTGTTATTGGGGTGAGGATCGTACCCTGCTCGGTACGGTGTCTTATAACTGGTGAAAAAAAAAAGGGACTGTGGATGAATTATCCACAGCCCCTTTTCATTATTTGCCGATGCAGAAGCTGGAGAAAATCCTCCCCAGCAAATCATCCGAGCTGAACGCACCGGTAATTTCTCCAAGCGAATGCTGAGCCTGGCGTAAATCCTCGGCGAGCAATTCGCCCGCACCGGCCAGGGTCAGTTGGGCGCGGCCGTGCTCCAATGCCGCGCTGGCGTGACGCAGTGCTTCCAGATGCCGGCGACGTGCGCTAAAGCTGCTTTCCGACGTCTGCTCGTAACCCATGCACGCCTTGAGATGGTCCCGCAGCAGGTCGAGGCCTTCCGCGGATTTGGCGCTGAGGCTGATGGTTACATGACCGTCGTCACTGGTTTCCAAAGCGATCGCTTCGCCCGAGAGGTCGGACTTGTTACGGATCAGCGTCACTTTTGCCGGGTCCGGTCGGGTTTCGAGGAATTCCGGCCAAAGAGCAAAGGGATCCAATGCCTCCGGTGCGGTCGCATCGACCACCAGTAAAACCCGATCCGCTTCACCAATGGCTTTCAACGCCCGTTCCACCCCGATCTTTTCCACATGATCATCGGTGTCCCGCAGCCCTGCAGTATCGACCACGTGCAATGGCATGCCGTCGATGTGGATATGTTCGCGCAGGATATCCCGCGTGGTACCGGCGATCTCGGTGACGATGGCGGCTTCGCGCCCCGCCAATGCATTCAACAGGCTGGATTTGCCGGCATTCGGCCGACCGGCAATCACCACCGTCATGCCATCGCGCAACAGCGCACCCTGCCCGGCTTCGCGAAGCACTGTGGATAACTCATTGCGCACTTTGTCGAGCATGCTCAGCACGTGGCCATCGGCAAGGAAATCGATTTCCTCTTCCGGAAAGTCGATCGCGGCTTCGACGTAGATACGCAGGCCGATCAACTGTTCGGTCAGGTTATGAACACGCTGGGAAAACGCACCCTGTAATGAGCGCAAGGCATTGCGCGCAGCCTGTGCGGAACTCGCTTCGATCAAATCGGCAATCGCCTCGGCCTGGGCCAGATCGAGTTTGTCATTGAGAAAAGCACGTTCGCTGAATTCCCCTGGCCGAGCGAGGCGGCAACCCAGTTCCAGACAGCGCTTGAGCAACATGTCCAATACGATCGGGCCACCGTGGCCCTGCAATTCCAAAACGTCTTCGCCGGTGAACGAGTTCGGACCCGGGAAATACAGAGCCAGACCTTCATCCAGTACCTGCTGATCGTCACTGAAAAACGGCCCGTAATGGGCGTAACGCGGTTTCAG
Protein-coding sequences here:
- a CDS encoding sigma-70 family RNA polymerase sigma factor codes for the protein MPLPAHTAAIEQIYEQHHSWLYGWLKGKLHNTCDAADVAHDTFLRILAARNAAHIREPRDYLATIARGLVIDRYRRCAIEAAYLQTLATRPEAAVISEEDKALIIETLLAVDKALAGLGTRTRQIFILSQVDGLTYQQIALQMKVSLTTIKKHMIRALTECALIMAQH
- a CDS encoding FecR domain-containing protein; amino-acid sequence: MAVAANRQVFETAASWYVQFQSQPPSLAEQKAWQLWIDSDPAHLAAWNQMEQLQRHLGTLPQDLKRRALNSGQHRRQVLKLLLLVAGTGFVGWNVERHTSLGNVWADYKTGVGQRRTISLADGSQIQLNTDSAIDVSFDAAQRLIRLRGGEILVQTGKLGDQRPFYVQTRDGRIQALGTRFSVHQMPNSTRVGVLEDRVSVQPAQSSIAPLMLKAGEGADFDSRHVGLVHPFQSAEVAWINGQLIVLDARLGDVLEELGRYRSGVLHCDRRARDLRVSGTFRLDSTDAVLANLQASLPINVRYFSRYWVSISYSA
- a CDS encoding TonB-dependent siderophore receptor, whose amino-acid sequence is MRLPTFRQRFSPHCIAYSLLMASAVSCLVTGHSAFAATASQRYAIAAGPLDNALSQFASTANVILSFSPQQTSRLRSAGLSGDFSVEQGFAQLLQGSGLQAVPQAPGSYILQPLPEGDTLELAPTNINAQLANPMDLDYAADVGYKAQNSRIGTKTSTPLSETPRSVSVVTGQRIKDQKSQTLTDVLGYVPGIFAPPFAAGDSLAGDLFYIRGFNATDYGYGLLRDGLRVQGNRYDTSTEPYGLERVEVFRGPSSLLYGENAPGGLVNLVSKRPTAAPRGEVQLGYGSNNRRQIGVDVSGPLNDSGNVLGRVVMLGRKSDTQTDHVPDDRIYIAPSLTLNFDDFNTLTLLANYQKDHTNMELGLPAAGTLLSNPNGKLSKDTMLGDPDWNTFERETWSTGYEFSHSFNDDWQFRQNSRYMQSRITRHETWPGNLNNAGFGTRLNMTAYDRFNKSMVYSLDNQLEGKFEAGELENTVLFGASYDRTSFNQDWNAGVVGPINVYDPVYLRDPTTPIAVQNTLLEQQMKGVYAQIQSKYDHWLFLLGGRQDWVDSDFRDKVARGSNISSEDKKFTYQGGVMYQFDNGMTPYVSYSTAFVPVQQISNAGAPLDPITSSQYEVGLKYEPIGWDTAFTASVYDLRKKDDTYFDATTSTYRQVGESRAKGVELELNSNLTQNLNVTAAYTYTDAKITKDAATSLVKGHQMTGVPRNQASVWAKYRFLDSDLKGLYVAGGVRYFDSAFAYTSPSLYGKLDAGDVTLVDAAVGYQIDTHWSVDLNAKNLFDKEYVSGCNDAGRCYWGEDRTLLGTVSYNW
- the mnmE gene encoding tRNA uridine-5-carboxymethylaminomethyl(34) synthesis GTPase MnmE; amino-acid sequence: MSTPRETIAAVATAQGRGGVGIVRISGPLASVAAKAISGRELKPRYAHYGPFFSDDQQVLDEGLALYFPGPNSFTGEDVLELQGHGGPIVLDMLLKRCLELGCRLARPGEFSERAFLNDKLDLAQAEAIADLIEASSAQAARNALRSLQGAFSQRVHNLTEQLIGLRIYVEAAIDFPEEEIDFLADGHVLSMLDKVRNELSTVLREAGQGALLRDGMTVVIAGRPNAGKSSLLNALAGREAAIVTEIAGTTRDILREHIHIDGMPLHVVDTAGLRDTDDHVEKIGVERALKAIGEADRVLLVVDATAPEALDPFALWPEFLETRPDPAKVTLIRNKSDLSGEAIALETSDDGHVTISLSAKSAEGLDLLRDHLKACMGYEQTSESSFSARRRHLEALRHASAALEHGRAQLTLAGAGELLAEDLRQAQHSLGEITGAFSSDDLLGRIFSSFCIGK